TGCTGTCGCCAGGTAATAGGCCAGCGGAAAACCGATAACAGCGGTTAAAAATGTAATCAGCAATGCGATTTTCAGGCTTTTAGCAAACAGTTTGATGTAAATGTTGGTATCGCGGGCAACGATTTCGCCCTGCTCATTACGGGTCAGGTCTGTAGCTGTCAGGTAGAAACTGTCGGTAAATATTTCGCCAGAAGACTTCATCGTCCGCCAGATTTTTACTTCCTGCCATTGTTTTTTCGCTGCCAGCAGACGTTCGGCACCTTCATTCGCCAACGTCGCTTCATCAAGCTTTTTCAGTTTGCGTGCGCTGGATTTAATAACGCTTGAGCTACCGGGCATTCCGCGGTTAATTTCTTCTGCTAATTTGCCAGAGCGACGTTCTTTAGCCAGGTAATGTAATTCTTTTGCGAACAAGCTAATGGTAGCTGCATCCGGAATGTTGTCACTGGCTTCATCCCAGGACTGCAGTGCCTGCAGGGTTTCTGGGATCAGCTGGGCAACCGTCGGATGATAAACGCTGCGATACAGCATCGTGCCGATAGGTGCGATAAAGGCGATCAGAACAAAGAAGATCAGTGGTATAACGAACGCTGTGGCAATCAGTTTACGACGTCGCTGGTTGCGCTTACTCTGGCGCATTTCTTCCGGTGTCAGACCGGAATGTACCTCACTGTCTTCATTAAACGAAGCGGCGGTGGGCGCGGCGGTTAATTCAGCTTGAGACATGGAACTACCCTTTCTTATTTTTATAAGGGCACTCGACAGAGTGCCCTGGCGTCACGAATACAGCTATTGGCTTAGTTCAGCAGCCATTCGTTGAACTTTTCACCCAGAGACTCACCGTAGTCAGCCCAGAACTCACCAGATGCTTTCAGGCCTTCATCCAGATGAGCGGATGGCAGCTTAGGCAAAATTGCTTCGTCCATGTAGGCGTATGAAGACTGACGGGTAGGACCGTAAGCGACGTCCTGCATGCCACTTTCTGGCTTAGAGCTGGTGGCGAAACGAATAAATTCTTCAGCAACGGCTTTCTTTTTTGAGCCACGTACAACAGCCCATACGTCAAGATCATAGATGTGCGCATCCCAAACCATTTCGAATGGCTTGTTGTCTTTCTGAATTGCGTCGAAGATCCGGCCATTAGCTGATTGCGCCATGACAGCACCGCCATCATTCAGTAGCTGAGGCACCTGAGACCAGCTGTCGAACCACACCAGATCGTTTTTGATGGTATCCAGTTTGGCGAATGCACGGGCCTGGCC
The DNA window shown above is from Aliamphritea ceti and carries:
- a CDS encoding ABC transporter permease, whose protein sequence is MSQAELTAAPTAASFNEDSEVHSGLTPEEMRQSKRNQRRRKLIATAFVIPLIFFVLIAFIAPIGTMLYRSVYHPTVAQLIPETLQALQSWDEASDNIPDAATISLFAKELHYLAKERRSGKLAEEINRGMPGSSSVIKSSARKLKKLDEATLANEGAERLLAAKKQWQEVKIWRTMKSSGEIFTDSFYLTATDLTRNEQGEIVARDTNIYIKLFAKSLKIALLITFLTAVIGFPLAYYLATAPAKVANTLMVFVLLPFWTSLLVRTTAWIAILQTNGVINDFLITLHIINEPIEMLYTQFSTVIAMTHILLPFMILPLYSVMKGIDPSYFRAALSLGAKPLSAFSRIYFPMTLPGLSAGALLVFIISIGYYITPALVGGTDGQMISNIIAFHMQSSNNWELAAALGSILLILITLLYWIYDRLVGVSNIKLG